TCGTCCACAGCGTATGCCGGCCCGAGGATTCGAAAATGTAGAGCATGGCGCCGTTGGGCGGCAAGGTCTCTCGAAATGCCAGACCGAACAGGAGCTTTTCCGGCGTATTGGCCACCTCTCCCTCAAGTTGGCGCCCGCTTGGAAACGTGATGAGAATCGTCTCCGTCTCTTTCTGAGAGGAGAAAAAGAGACTGAACGACATCAGCAGAATCGCCAACAGGATCAGCATGACGATCCGCTGTCGCTTCGGCTGCGGCGTCTCCGACGCAGACCCCATGAACACCTCTTGGATGAATGTGACGAATTCTAGGCCCATAGACCCAGAGGCCGTTTTGCGATGGGCCTTCTGCGCGGGCCTGTTCCCGTTGACTTGGCTTTTTTTCGCAGTCTAGAATGCCACTCGCTTTTGTTGCAACTGCCGGCCACCGCCGGTTGGGTGCGGAAAGAAGCGGGCGGCGTTGGGCACGACCGTCCGATCGCAAATCGTTTCTTCAGCGAGCGTTAGAGAAGGAGGCATCGGTCATGGCTCTCTTAATTACGGATGAATGCATTTCTTGCGGGGCGTGTTTGCCTGAATGCCCGAACGAAGCCATTTTTGAAACCCGCGGCGACGCGGAAAGCAAGGGCTATCACGTCGGCGACGGCCAAGGAGTCGGTGACAATATCTACGTGATCACCCACGATCGTTGCACCGAGTGCGTGGGGCATTTCGATGAGCCCCAATGCGCCGCCGTCTGTCCCGTGGACAATTGCTGCATCTCGGATCCGGCCTATCCGGAAACGACGGACGTCCTGCTCGAAAAGGCACGGACGCTGAATCCGGACAAGGAAATCGATCCCAACAAGGTGTGGAGCGGCGTCCGCAACTGATCGCGGCACACGACTGCCGCGGTTCCGCCCTTCGCGCAGGTCTGTGAAGCCCCCTATCTCGATTCATGGGATGAGGGGGCTTCGTGTTTTTCCCTCCACGGCACGCTCCATGTTTTCCTTTTCTACCAGGCCGAATGCAGGGTATGATGAAATAAGTCACATGCGGAAGCGCATCTGACGTGATCTCTCCGGCGCTTTCGCGGGGCTCGATCCTTCGAGCCAGTCCAACCCTAGCCAGGAGGCTCGTATCATGCGACGCTTCTTCTTCGGACTTGCGATCGGCCTATGCCTCGCGATCGGATTCCTCCCGCAGGCCGTTGCAGGCAAACAGGACATCCCTCGCGCAATCGAATCCTTCATGCATCTGCATTACCCGCTGGCAGCCAGCTACACCTGGATCATCAACGACACGGTGCGAGAAAAGGATGAGGTGACGGTCGTTGATCTCCAGACTATCGTGATCCCCAAGGTGGGACCGGGCCCGAGAGAAGAACGGTTTCTGTTGTTGATCGTTCAGGGTCAACTTGCGGGCAGCCAATCGGTCCCGATCGACAATCCGACCCTGTGCGGAGAGCAACAGATTTGATCAAACGACAACGGGGGCTCCACCGATCGGTGGAGCCCCCGTTCCTGCCAGGCGGCAATCTCGAACGCGGCAGCCCCGCAATCCCCAGCTTCGGCCTACTTCTGAATCAGCAACTGGCCGCCCAAGTGAGCCGGATGCAGTTGGCACTTGTAGGTCAACACGGATCCGGCCGTCACGTAAGTCAGGTCGCTGGTGGGAATGCCGATGTACTTGGTTTCGCCCGGCTTCAGCACAAGCTTGACATTGAGCGTGGTCGGGGCGGAAATGTTTTCTTCTGCGGCCAAGCTGAACCCATGTTCCCCCTGGCTTTCATTGGTCACCTTGATCACCACCGGCGTCCCGGCGCGTCCCACCAGGTTGAGGATGGCGACCGGGGGATACCAGGCTTTCTTCCCGCCAATATTCTCCAAGGCGGTGAACGTCAGATCCACCGGCAATTCCTTGAACGGCTGACCGACCACCGAGCCGGTCTCAAGATCGCCGATTTCGACTCCACCAGCCTGCAACGCGTACGCCCCGTTGACCCCGACCAACACCATCATGAGGCCGATAAAAATTGCGAGGACCTGTTTACCCATGACCTACCTCCTTCACCAAGATAGTAGAATTTGGTTGTGTGGAATGACGCCTGCTCGAACCTTGGCTACCGGAATGCTTCCACGAAACCCTTCATACACGCCGTCCGTATGAGTGCTCGAAAAGACCGACCGAAACAGCGCGAGCTTATAACATGGCCATAGGAGGGAAGCAAGTAAGAATTCAGCCCAGGCTGCCCTTGCGACCATGAGCGATCACCCCCATCCTGCCGGCGAGATCCCTGCGAGGTAAATTTCAAATAGCTTCGCAAAATCAATTGGTTGAACGGACAGATCCGGTCTCATCAAGCTCTCGGGCTATCAAAAGATCATAGGGAGCATAGTCGTCGGTCAGCACAAGACCAGGCTGCCAGGGCGTCTCCCTGCGACGATCCCACAATCTGGTCGTTTCAACGGGAAGCCGTTGCTCCGCGGCCAGCCGGTTCGCCTGTCGGTGTAGGTCATCCAATGTCATCCGTTCGACCGGCGCGCCGCCGAAGAAGATCAAGTTCTCGGCTCGCGCCTGACGAGATTTCCAGGGACCCGCCACCGAGTAGGTTTCAAGCACAGGAAACGCCGAACGCAGAGTCGAGACGACCGCGCGTTCCCGCAAAAGATCGCCCCCTTCGCCGGAAGAGGCCAGGTTGACCGCGACGACGCCGTTCGGACTCAGGTGCGACTTCAGCTCGGCAAAGAATTCCCTCGTGGTCAGATGGAACGGAATCAGATGGCGCGCGAACGCATCCATCCAGATCACGTCGTACTGCGCGTCGGTGGACTGAAGGAAGGCCCGCGCGTCCTTGACATGCACGTGATGGCGCGGTCCCGGCTGATAGTCGAAATACCGTTCTGCGGCCAGCGCCACCGACGGATCCACCTCGACCGTGTCCAACTCCATTTCAGGCCAATACCGTCCCAGCCACTTGGCGAGCGACCCTCCGCCATGGCCCAAGATCAGCCCTCGCTTGGCTTCGGGAGCCCATCCCAACGCCAACATCATCATTTGGCTGTATGGCAGGTAGAGCTGCAGCGGGTCGGCCCGCCACATCACCGCATGGAAGGTCCGATCCAGGATGAGATACCGAAACAGATCGTCGTCTCGTACCCGCACCTGTTGGTAGGGGCTATCCTCCTGATGCACGGGCGGCGGCAGCGTCGAGAGCGGATGCCAGGCAACCCAGAGGGCGGAGACCGTTGCGGCCAGGAGCAGGGTTCCGATCGCTTTGCCGGCCGCGGCCGCACGCGTCCCCCACAGGACTCCGAGCCCCACCTGGGCGACCCCGAGCCAGGCGATGAGCATGTGCGTCCCGAGCCACGACAACAGATAAAAAGACGTCCCCCAGGTCCCGACCAGACTCCCGATCGTCGAGACCGCGATCATTCTCCCCGTATGCCGCCCGAGATGGCCCATATCCTGAATGGCCAGCCGGAGCAGGGCGGGCAAGACCCCGCTCAGCCCGAACGCCGGCGGCGCCACTAGGACAGCGGCGGCGAGACAAGGCCCCCAGCGTGGATCTTCGATCAACGAGGAGACATGAAACAAAACCGGTTGGCCGGCGCCGGCCAGCAAGAGCGTCCATAGCCCTGCCCCCAGCAAAAGCCCGCTCAAGACGGAGCCCCCGGGATGCCGGTCGGACATCCATCCGCCGAACGCATAGCCGCTGCTCATCGCGGCCAAGACCACGCCGATGAGCGCGCCCCAGACAAACAGAGAGTTGCCGAAGACGGGGGCCAGCAGCCGGCTCCCGAGAATTTCCAGCGCCATGACAATCGCGCCGGTCAGAAACGCGGTAAAAAATAAGAACGAGAGGGGCCACTTGTGGGAGGAACCGGTGGAGGACATGAAACGAGTCGGCGCTAAAGATCGGCGTGGGGGGGCGGAAGCGACCGCGGCTCCGCTGGCATGATCAAGAACCCCAGTTCTTGAAGTAGCGGAGCAGATCGCGCACGGATACGATGCCCACGATGCGCTCCTCTTCCGTCACGGGCAGGTGCCGGATGTTGCACTCGGCCATCAGATCGCTGGCCTCATGGGCGGTACGGTCGATCTCGATGGAGATGATGGGGCTGCTCATGACGCGCCGGACCGGTTCCATGGACAGGTCCAACCGCGCAGCTATTCCACGGCGAACCAGATCCGTTTCGCTGACGATCCCTACGTACCGTCCTTGCTCGGTGACCAACAGCGCGCCGGTCTTTTCTTCGCGCATCACCACCGCGGCATCGGCGAGGGTCATGCCGGCATCGACCGTCCTCAACCGGCGATTCATCACGACCGCAAGGGGACGGGCTATTAAGCCGCTTGGCGACATGGTGGCTGAACAATCCGAACAACCCCGGCCTCAAGGCGAGAGGATTCTAAGATCACGGGAGACCGCTGTCAACGCGGGACGTAACGGTCAAGGGGCCCGTTCCGGCGCGCCCGGTCATTCGAAGCCCCTCCGAACGAGCTTCACGCTCGGGTCTTTTTTCTTGTCGAGCCCCGACCCGTGCAGTATAGTCATCCCGATACGCAGTCCCACAAGCCAACCCAACCCTCGCACATGAAAAGAAGGAGTGGTCCATGCACATCAGCGTGATTGGAACGGGATACGTCGGATTGGTCACGGGCGCCTGTTTCGCCGAGTTCGGTCTTTCCGTGACCTGCATGGACACCGACGCCCAACGGATCGGCAAGCTGGAGAAGGGGGTGGTGCCCTTCTATGAACCGGGCCTCACCGAACTCGTCGCCAAGGGGATTAAAGAGAACCGCCTGACGTTCACGACCAACATCGTCAACGCCGTCGATCAGGCGCTCGTCATCTTTATCGCCGTCGGGACGCCGCCCAAAGCGGACGGCTCCGCGGACCTCTCCTATGTGGAAGAAGTGGGCAAGGGCATCGCCCGCAACATGACCGGCTACAAGGTCATCGCCACCAAATCGACGGTGCCGGTGGGCACGGGGGAGCGCCTCCGGCAGGTCATCAAGGCCAACCAAACCAGTTCCCACCGGTTTGACATCGTCTCCAACCCGGAGTTCCTGCGGGAAGGCTCGGCGATCGAAGATTTCATGCGCCCCAACCGCATCGTCATCGGAGCCGACAGCGAGCAGGCCATGGCGATCATGAAGGACCTCTATCGGCCTCTCTACCTGATCGAGACGCCGGTCGTGATGACGGACATCCCCACGGCCGAGATGATCAAGTACGCCTCCAACGCCTTCCTGGCCACCAAGATCTCCTTCATCAACGAGATCGCGAACCTCTGCGAAAGGGTTGGCGCGAACGTGCAGGTCGTCTCGAAAGGCATGGGCCTGGACCAGCGGATCGGCTCAAAGTTTCTCCATGCGGGACCCGGCTTTGGAGGTTCCTGTTTTCCCAAGGACCTTGCGGCCCTGGTCCAGACCGGGGAACGGCACGGCTACGAGATGCAGGTGGCGGGAGCGGCGGCCCGAGTGAATGAAAAGCAGAAGTTTGCGATGGTGGAGAAGATTCGGAGCGCGATGGGGCCGCTGAAAGGCAAGACCATCGCCGTGCTCGGGCTGTCCTTCAAGCCCAACACGAATGATCTGCGGGAAGCGCCGGCCCTGACTATCATTCCCGAGCTACAGAAGGACGGCGCGACCGTGCGGGCCTACGATCCGGCCGCGCTGGAGGAGTCCTGCAAGCTGTTGCCGGGGCTCGTTCCCTGCGAGGATGCCTACCAGACGGCGGAGAATGCCGACGCCCTGGTGATTCTCACCGAATGGAATCAGTTCCGAACGCTGGAGTTCGAACGGCTGAAGACCCTGATGAAGCAGCCCCTGCTGTTTGATCTCCGCAACGTCTATGAGGCGGATCGGGTGGCCGGTTATGGCTTCCGCCATATTTCCGTCGGCCGCCTTCCCGTCGAGCCGTCCGCGTAGCACGACCGGCCCATTTCACCCTGTTCGCCGGCATCAGGCGCTGGTGACCTTGGCTTTTTCCGCGGGCAGGTTGTCCTTCGCCTTCGGCTTGTAGCCCATCCGGTCCAGCACCTTCAGTATCCGGCTCTTGAGCCGGTCATCCGCGTCGGCTAGAGCTGTAGCCAGCGGCTCAACCGCCGGCTTACCGATCTTGCGCATGATCTCGGTGGCCGACTGGCGCAACTCATCCTCCTCCGACACCAGCAGCGGGATCAAGGGCGGCACGGAGATGGCGCCCAGCTTGATCAGCGCGTCATAGGCGCGTTGCCGCACATCGCCCACCTCGTCGGTCAGCGCCTCGATCAGCGGCGGGACGGCTCTCGGCTCTCGCAGGTCTCCCAGAATTTCCACGGCGTACTTGCGGTTGAGCCAATGGGAGTCCTTGAGGTCCGCGAGCATCGCATCGGCTTTCGCCGTGTCCGGGTCCTTCGATCGGATGCGAAAACTCTTCGCGACCCGCTTCCCTCCCTCCTCGACCACTCGAATCGTGGCCCCGTCGCCGACCTTGATCTTCTTCAGGTCCTCCAGCGCTTCTTCCGCGACCTCGAGCACCACCGTCTTGCCGTCGTAGGCCAGCAGTTCGACTTCGAGCTGTTTGGCCTCCGGATTGACGGCCACCACCTTTTCCGTGACGAGGTTGAACCCGTCCTTTTTCTCGCCGCCTTTCGGACCAATCTGAATCAAACGAGTCGGTTCGTCAGCCATGGAGCCACTCCTCTCGCACACCAAGCCGTGCGGTTATTGCGATCCCTTCCATCCTAAACTCGCCAAGACCCCTTCCACGGTTTCCTGGACCATCGTGTTCTCATCTTCCAACAGAGGCACCAGGGACTCGATCGCGCGCGCGTCTCCCAAGCGGGCCAGCGATTCCGCGGCATTCCGCCGCACCAACCAGTCCTCATCCTTGAGCGACTGCACCAGCGGATCGAACCCGCGCGGATCGCCGATGCGTCCCAAGGCCTCGGCGGCATGCCGGCGCACCATCCAATTCGGCCCCAGCAATCCTTCGATCAACGCCTCCACGGCCCGTACGTCGCCGACTTTCTTGAGCGCGCGGGCGGCATCTTCCCGAAGATTGTGGTCGTACAGCGCATCGATCAACCCGGGGACCGCGCGGGAGTCGCCGAGGCGTTCCAAGGCCCAGACCGCCGCGGCACGCACGGCTCCGTCCCGGTCCTTGATCGCGGCCATCAAGGGGTCCACGCCGCGCGGGTCCTTGAGCTTGCCGAGCGCATGCGCGGCCTGTTCGCGGATCGACCATTCATCGCTTTCCCGCAAGGCCTCGACCATCGGCTCGACCGCCGCCGGCCCCATCCGGACCACGGCGCTGGTCGCCGCCTCGCGGATCATCGCGTCCTCGTCGGCCATGAGGTCGATCAACTGCGGCAGGGCCTCCGGACCGACCTGGCTCAAACTGGCAACCGCATGGTCCCGAAGCGCTTCGTTCTCGTCCCGGAGGGCCGAGATCAATTGCGCGATGCGATCGGATTCGTGCTGTCGCTCATCCACCGGTTTCCGCCTCCTGCGCATGCGCGGCCTGGGCTTCGGCCAGCGCGTTCAATTTATCCACGATCAAGCCCGAGTTATAGGCGACCAATCCGTCCCGGTCCGTTTTCAGCCGCTCGAAGAGTTGCACATGGGGGCGAAGCACCTCCACATCCTTGATCTTGGCCAAGGCTTCCATGGCAAAGACGCGCAAGGGCCGGATCGGGATGGCCTCAACGTACAGTTCCACCGGCCTGGCATCGCCGATCAGGCCCAGCGACTTGAGCGCATATTCCTTGACCCCTGTGTCCTTGTCCTTCTTCAGACGCTCCATCAGGGGCAGGACGGCTCGGGCGTCGCCGATCTTGCCCAGCAGATCCGCGGCGGCCTCCCGGACCACCCAGTCCTCGTCGTCGAGGTATTCGATCAGGATCTGCACCGCCGGCCGGCCCACGCCCAACAGGTCGATCACGGTCGCCATCCGCGCCTCTTCGCGCTCGACCGAGCCCTCGACATCCCGCAGTGAATTCATGGCTGCATCGATCCGATCCCGAATTGCGCCCAGTTTTTTGAGCGTGCGCACGGCGATCTCGGACAAGTCGGGATCGCCCATCGCATCGACCAGGGCATCGGCGGAGACCGGCTCCATCAGGTGCTCCAACAAGGCCGCGGCCGTCACGCGGGCCTCCCGGTCGGGATGGCGAAGGAGCCCGCACAGGGGATCGATGGCGTTCGGGATAATCCCCAGGAGGGCGGTCACGAGCGTCCGGACCTCTTCGTCTTTCAGCTCATGAAGGTCCTGCACCAAGGCGGTCGCGGCGTCCGGCTCCAGGACTCCCGCCATCTGCTCCAAGGCTTGGGCCCCCGCTTTGCGCACGCCCGCGTCCTGGTCGTGCAACAGCCTGACCAACGCCACCCCCGCATGGGGATCTTTGATGCGGGCGAGCATGGCCGCTGCCTCGATCTTGAGCGACGGGCTGCCGGCCTGCAACGCATGGATGAGCCCTTGCACGGCCTTGGGGCCGCCGGACAGGCAGGCCGCCGTGGCCCGCATGCGACGCCAATCTTCCTCGTGGACCAATTCCGCGATCAGCGTCTCGATCGTTTCCTTGGCCATCGGCTCCTCATCTCCCTCGAGTCGGCGGCCGCTGCCTCACCGGGTGTCCCGCCTTGCCGCTCACACACGTCCGGGACGCCATCCCAGCGCCGTCAGCGCTTCTCTCGCATGGTACCTGATGTTCTCGTCGGTCGTATTCCTCACAACTGCCAGCAGCGGCGCCACCGCCGGCTGTCCGAACCGCACAAGCGCCGCCGCCGACTCGGCGCGCGTGACGGTATTGTCGAGCGCCGCCACGAGGGCGGGAATAGCCTCCACATCGGCGATCCGCCCCAATGCCCGAACCGCTTCGGTTATCGCCAGCAGTTCCTCCGTCCATTGGTCTCCGCAGCCAGCGATCACGCGGCTCTGAGCCGGTTGGGCCTTCCCGCTCGCAATCGCGATGAGGGCCGGCAAGGCCCGCCGGTCTCCAATGGCTCCCAGCGCCTCGACGACCAGAGGACGAAGGCCAGGTTCCGTGATCACGTTCAACAAGAACTCGACCGCGCGGGGATCGCCGATCTCGCCCAGGGCGCGCACACTGTCTTCACGAATCGCCTGGTCGGGATCATTGAACAACACATACAGAAGGGCCTCGACGGATTCGGATGCCTTCACCTTGCCCAAGGCTTCGACCGCGTGCAGCCGAACCAGCCATTCCGGGTGCCTCACCGATTCGAGCAGCGCCGGCAAGGCCGCGGCTCCGATCCTCGCCAGAGCCTGGGAAGCCTCGATCCGGACCGCCTTGACCTTATCCTGAAGCAGCGGCACCAGCGCCTCGATCGCTTGGGAGGCTCCGATCCGGCCCAACGCCTTCGCGCTATGCATCCGCAGCACCCAGTTGGGACTCGTGAGCACCGCGATCAGCGCCGACGTCGCCCGCGCATCGCCGATCGTCGCCAGAATGCCGGCGGCCGCTTCCTGCACCTCGCCGTCGGCTTCCGCGAGACGGGACAATAGCGGCACCACGGCCGCGTCTCCGATGAGCGTCAGCGCGTCCGCCGCCGCCTGCCGGACCGCGCGATCTTCGTCGCGCAACAATGATAGGAGCGGACCCACCGCCCGCGAATCCCGCAACGTCCCGAGCGCCTGCGCCGCCTCCTCGCGTACGGCCCAGTCCTCATCGCGAAGGGCGGCAATCTGTTCGGCTACGGTATCGCTCGGCACGGTGGCGGCTCCGGACCAACCTCGAATGTTTCGTCTGCCTGGCTCATAAGCCGTGCTGTCTCCTGATGAGGATGCCCATGAAGGTGACGCCCAGCGTGCTACGTGACGTTTCGGGGAATATAGTCGCCGGAGGGCCCGAATCGACCGGTTTCTCCGAGCGGCCGGTCCACCCGTTGATTGTCCGTGAGGCTGGAGTCGACTTCCGCTTCCTCCGCCGGCGGCGTCCACCCAAGCTGCTCCAAGGTGTCCAGCACCAGCTTTCTGAGCGCGTCCGCCGCGCTCAGACGGGCCGTCGCAAACGACCAGACCCGTTCGCCATCCGATCCCACATCGGACGCTTTGGGATCGTGCAAAAATGAGATCAGGGGTTCGATCGCCGTATCGCCGATCACAACCAAGGCCGCCGCCGCCTTTTCCCGCAAGACCCCGTCCTTCAACAGCATGATCAGGTCGGGGATCACGCGCGGATCGCGGAAATGGCCGAGCGCCGTGGCCGCCGCCTCTTTGATGAAGGCTTCCTCGCTGACGATGCACCCCGGCGTCGGCGTACCCTCCTGTTTGATGCCCTTGCCCTTCAAGGCATCGAGCACCGGCGGCAAAGCGCGCGGATCGCCGATCATGCCGAGCGACGCAATGGCGTGCCGCTTGACCGCCCCATCCTTCATGGCCTCGATCAACGGATCGATCGCCCGCGGATCCCCGATCATGCCGAGCGCGATCGTGGCGTCCTCCCGCACCGCGCGATCCGGATCTTTCAGGGCGGCGCAGAGGACGTCCACGACTTTGTCGTCCCGCACCCAACTGCGCCCGATTTGATAGTCCGTCGTCATGCCGCCGAGCGCCCGCGCGGCATGGCAGCGAACGACGAAATCCTTGTCTTTCATGCTCTCGATCAACGGATCGACCGACGGCCGTCCAATCGTCACGAGCGCCGTCCCGGCCGTTTCACGGACAATCTTCGAGGAATCCCGGAACAGCTTGATCAACGCCGGCACGGCCTTGGGATCGCCGATCTTCCCAAGCGCCTCGGCCGCCGCGCTCTTGACGGCTCCGTCGCGGTCCCGGCAGGCCAGGATCAAGCCATCGACGGCGCGCGCATCCTTGATCTCGCCCAAGGCCTTGGCGGCGTGCTCTCGGACCCTCCAGCGCTCGTCCTTCAAGCAGGCCATTAGCCGCTCGACCGCCGACGCTCCCATGCCGGCCGCCGCCCGGACGGCCTCGTCGCGCGTCTCCATGATCGGATCGTTGAACAGCTTGACGAGCGCCTCCAGCGCCTTGGCGCCGCCGATCCGGCCCAACCCCTTGGCGAGAGAGGCCCGCACGGACCAGAACTCGTCTTCGCAGGCCTGAATCAACGCATCCAGCGTGTTAGGATCGGCGCGTTCCGCGAGGGCTTTCGCCGCCTCCTCCCGCGTGGCATCATCGACGTCTTCCAATGCTTCCAGCAAATCTTCGACCGCCTGTGTCATGATTCCCTCTCGCGGCTCTCGCGATCAGTATTCATAATCGCGCTGCCCCCCATACGGCTGCATACGTTTGCACTTCACCAGAAGCGTCCGGGTTCCGCGCCCGCTCACGCACTGATCGTACTTCTTCTCGAATTCAAGGGTCCCGTCCTGCGTGACCGTAAACTGAAAACTGAACGTGAAGGTCGCGAACGAATAGGTGCCCGGCTTCAACCGAAGCTCCGTGACCTCCGCCGTGCGCAACGCATCCGTACTTTCCGGATCCAACGTCCAAATGGCCGGCGTCAGGCCCGGAATCTGCCACAAGGAGGGCGGCTCAAGCTTGGTGGCGTCGATGGTGATGGGGAATTCTTTTGCAGCGGAGGCCCCCAAAACCGTCGTGGCAGGCAGCACCAGCCCCACGACAATCGCCGCGAGCACCGTTCCCCAGACGGTCACATGTGACGCCGGCCGGACCGCCGCATCAGCCGGCCGCAGGCCTCCCGTTCGCATCGTCCTTCCAGATTTGTTCTTAATGGGCATGACGTTCCGCCCCCGAGGTTCGACCGGTCTCGCTCGATCCGCCCGATCCGTTGGTAAAGACTTCGTTAATCACGCGACTTTGCCACTCCGTGTGCGTTTCGGTATCCAGGCCCAACGCCCGCATGACCGTGGCCCCCGTATCGATCAGAGACACGGGTTGCGCGATCACATGCCCCCGTTTGACTCCGGCGCCCGATGCCAACCACAGAATGTGGGGAGGCTTGGCGCCTGCCGGAGCCACCGCCGGCTCCGCATCTCCGAAATGGTCGGCTCCCGGGGGGCTGATCGACGTGACGAACACGGTCGTCTCCTTCGACAGCCCCAGTTCATCATAGATGGCCAGCACATCCCCCATCGCGCGATCAATGGTGTTCAAGGCCTCGCGATAGCTCTTCGAGGTCCACCCCTCGGCCGCGCCGGCCCGGCCGGCATCGGGCAGGTGCACGATCAACAGGTGCGGCAGAGACGGAATGGCATGGCCGTAGCCGTGCCCGCTGGTGGCCTTTTTGAAATACTGGCGGATATAGGACACCACGGTCGTCGCATTGCATTCGGGACGAAGCGCCCCGCAGATCTGGTGGTCGATATAGGGTTCCGGCTTGGCCAATTGATAGAGGGACTCGTCCATGTAGAAGATGGTCGTATCGCGCCCCCCGCTCAAATCCAGATAGTCGAACATCGTCGGCGGCCGTGGATAGCCCCTGGCAAAATCAAAACTGTTCCACGTAATCCCGTGACGTTCCACCGGCAGACCCGTAATGAGGGACGCCATGGTCGGGAGCCGCAAGGGGGGATTCACCGCCGCCGCGCCCCAGGTCACAGACCCTGTTTTGATCAGGCGGCTCAAAACCGGCATGGCCGCAGCCTTGAGCGAGTCCTGGCCGACGCCTTCCAGCACGAACAGGATGGCCTGTTGCGCAGCCGATTGACCTTTACCCGCCGCCTCCGGAAGGGGCGGAATCCCCGTGGACGCAGCCAGGGCGCCGGCTGCGCCGTCTATAAGAAGGCACCAGACGAAAACCAGAATACAGAGCCCGCCTCTTCGTCGATGTCGAGTGATCATAAGTTCCCACTCCCCTACTACACGCTGGACCAATG
The DNA window shown above is from Nitrospira tepida and carries:
- a CDS encoding 4Fe-4S dicluster domain-containing protein → MALLITDECISCGACLPECPNEAIFETRGDAESKGYHVGDGQGVGDNIYVITHDRCTECVGHFDEPQCAAVCPVDNCCISDPAYPETTDVLLEKARTLNPDKEIDPNKVWSGVRN
- a CDS encoding DUF192 domain-containing protein, which produces MGSASETPQPKRQRIVMLILLAILLMSFSLFFSSQKETETILITFPSGRQLEGEVANTPEKLLFGLAFRETLPPNGAMLYIFESSGRHTLWTKAFRFPVDIIWLDESRHVVHLAADVPPCNQDPCPRYGPPPSDARYVLQTKAGFVREEGVTVGTDLKFTLVM
- a CDS encoding HEAT repeat domain-containing protein, with protein sequence MAKETIETLIAELVHEEDWRRMRATAACLSGGPKAVQGLIHALQAGSPSLKIEAAAMLARIKDPHAGVALVRLLHDQDAGVRKAGAQALEQMAGVLEPDAATALVQDLHELKDEEVRTLVTALLGIIPNAIDPLCGLLRHPDREARVTAAALLEHLMEPVSADALVDAMGDPDLSEIAVRTLKKLGAIRDRIDAAMNSLRDVEGSVEREEARMATVIDLLGVGRPAVQILIEYLDDEDWVVREAAADLLGKIGDARAVLPLMERLKKDKDTGVKEYALKSLGLIGDARPVELYVEAIPIRPLRVFAMEALAKIKDVEVLRPHVQLFERLKTDRDGLVAYNSGLIVDKLNALAEAQAAHAQEAETGG
- a CDS encoding CBS domain-containing protein, which translates into the protein MSPSGLIARPLAVVMNRRLRTVDAGMTLADAAVVMREEKTGALLVTEQGRYVGIVSETDLVRRGIAARLDLSMEPVRRVMSSPIISIEIDRTAHEASDLMAECNIRHLPVTEEERIVGIVSVRDLLRYFKNWGS
- a CDS encoding HEAT repeat domain-containing protein; translation: MADEPTRLIQIGPKGGEKKDGFNLVTEKVVAVNPEAKQLEVELLAYDGKTVVLEVAEEALEDLKKIKVGDGATIRVVEEGGKRVAKSFRIRSKDPDTAKADAMLADLKDSHWLNRKYAVEILGDLREPRAVPPLIEALTDEVGDVRQRAYDALIKLGAISVPPLIPLLVSEEDELRQSATEIMRKIGKPAVEPLATALADADDRLKSRILKVLDRMGYKPKAKDNLPAEKAKVTSA
- a CDS encoding HEAT repeat domain-containing protein, with protein sequence MDERQHESDRIAQLISALRDENEALRDHAVASLSQVGPEALPQLIDLMADEDAMIREAATSAVVRMGPAAVEPMVEALRESDEWSIREQAAHALGKLKDPRGVDPLMAAIKDRDGAVRAAAVWALERLGDSRAVPGLIDALYDHNLREDAARALKKVGDVRAVEALIEGLLGPNWMVRRHAAEALGRIGDPRGFDPLVQSLKDEDWLVRRNAAESLARLGDARAIESLVPLLEDENTMVQETVEGVLASLGWKGSQ
- a CDS encoding UDP-glucose dehydrogenase family protein, with amino-acid sequence MHISVIGTGYVGLVTGACFAEFGLSVTCMDTDAQRIGKLEKGVVPFYEPGLTELVAKGIKENRLTFTTNIVNAVDQALVIFIAVGTPPKADGSADLSYVEEVGKGIARNMTGYKVIATKSTVPVGTGERLRQVIKANQTSSHRFDIVSNPEFLREGSAIEDFMRPNRIVIGADSEQAMAIMKDLYRPLYLIETPVVMTDIPTAEMIKYASNAFLATKISFINEIANLCERVGANVQVVSKGMGLDQRIGSKFLHAGPGFGGSCFPKDLAALVQTGERHGYEMQVAGAAARVNEKQKFAMVEKIRSAMGPLKGKTIAVLGLSFKPNTNDLREAPALTIIPELQKDGATVRAYDPAALEESCKLLPGLVPCEDAYQTAENADALVILTEWNQFRTLEFERLKTLMKQPLLFDLRNVYEADRVAGYGFRHISVGRLPVEPSA
- a CDS encoding HEAT repeat domain-containing protein, with amino-acid sequence MPSDTVAEQIAALRDEDWAVREEAAQALGTLRDSRAVGPLLSLLRDEDRAVRQAAADALTLIGDAAVVPLLSRLAEADGEVQEAAAGILATIGDARATSALIAVLTSPNWVLRMHSAKALGRIGASQAIEALVPLLQDKVKAVRIEASQALARIGAAALPALLESVRHPEWLVRLHAVEALGKVKASESVEALLYVLFNDPDQAIREDSVRALGEIGDPRAVEFLLNVITEPGLRPLVVEALGAIGDRRALPALIAIASGKAQPAQSRVIAGCGDQWTEELLAITEAVRALGRIADVEAIPALVAALDNTVTRAESAAALVRFGQPAVAPLLAVVRNTTDENIRYHAREALTALGWRPGRV
- a CDS encoding fused MFS/spermidine synthase, which encodes MSSTGSSHKWPLSFLFFTAFLTGAIVMALEILGSRLLAPVFGNSLFVWGALIGVVLAAMSSGYAFGGWMSDRHPGGSVLSGLLLGAGLWTLLLAGAGQPVLFHVSSLIEDPRWGPCLAAAVLVAPPAFGLSGVLPALLRLAIQDMGHLGRHTGRMIAVSTIGSLVGTWGTSFYLLSWLGTHMLIAWLGVAQVGLGVLWGTRAAAAGKAIGTLLLAATVSALWVAWHPLSTLPPPVHQEDSPYQQVRVRDDDLFRYLILDRTFHAVMWRADPLQLYLPYSQMMMLALGWAPEAKRGLILGHGGGSLAKWLGRYWPEMELDTVEVDPSVALAAERYFDYQPGPRHHVHVKDARAFLQSTDAQYDVIWMDAFARHLIPFHLTTREFFAELKSHLSPNGVVAVNLASSGEGGDLLRERAVVSTLRSAFPVLETYSVAGPWKSRQARAENLIFFGGAPVERMTLDDLHRQANRLAAEQRLPVETTRLWDRRRETPWQPGLVLTDDYAPYDLLIARELDETGSVRSTN